One stretch of Tepiditoga spiralis DNA includes these proteins:
- a CDS encoding stage V sporulation protein S, which translates to MAELEVLKVAANSKPIAVAGALAAIIREKGKVEIQSIGAGAVNQAVKAIAIARGYVAPSGIDLVCVPAFSDVSIDGEERTAIKFVVKPK; encoded by the coding sequence ATGGCAGAATTAGAAGTATTAAAGGTAGCTGCTAACTCAAAACCTATTGCAGTAGCGGGGGCTCTTGCTGCAATAATAAGAGAAAAAGGTAAGGTCGAAATACAATCTATTGGAGCTGGAGCTGTTAATCAAGCTGTAAAAGCAATAGCTATTGCAAGAGGTTATGTAGCACCAAGTGGAATAGATCTTGTTTGTGTACCTGCATTTTCTGATGTTAGTATAGATGGAGAAGAAAGAACAGCAATAAAGTTTGTTGTTAAACCTAAATAA
- a CDS encoding carbon storage regulator, protein MLILSRKKGESIIIKTNDKTIKIKILENNGDIKIGFEADKDIKIYRNELYEEIAKNNKQSISDLNSLNKIKNLFDNNENSL, encoded by the coding sequence TTGTTGATTTTATCAAGAAAAAAAGGTGAATCTATAATAATAAAAACTAATGACAAAACTATAAAAATAAAAATTTTAGAAAATAATGGTGATATAAAAATTGGATTTGAAGCTGATAAAGACATAAAAATATATAGAAATGAACTCTATGAAGAAATTGCAAAAAATAATAAACAATCAATTTCAGATTTAAATTCCTTAAATAAAATAAAAAATTTATTTGATAACAATGAAAACAGCCTTTAA
- the whiA gene encoding DNA-binding protein WhiA: MPTFSEEVKMSIVNTEFLYPEIELYGAIKGKGDFVIDGNKKYLKITVSSLSSMKRVYKLCKKLFGEWITAYVRIERRLRIGRTGEILLDLKYAEKIIFNIGIDIFEDKVPSILKEDPIKLGVFLKGMFLTTGSVSLKSSYHLEFFLDISEKYANDLIKTFKELLGVKSNYIIKSNKIKLYIKASRDIVSILEIMGANESVEKLMDIVKVRELKGNVTRTINFITANALKTAESSSKQIKEIEYIIRNKGLESLNEELKKIAEYRMNNSDESLSEMAENLGYKKSTLYSKLKKISKISQELKNNGGNKQ, translated from the coding sequence GTGCCTACATTTTCTGAAGAAGTAAAAATGTCGATAGTTAATACAGAATTTTTATATCCTGAAATAGAATTATATGGAGCAATCAAAGGAAAAGGCGATTTTGTAATAGATGGGAATAAAAAATATTTAAAAATTACTGTTAGCTCTCTTTCTTCTATGAAGAGAGTATATAAATTGTGTAAAAAATTATTTGGAGAATGGATAACAGCATATGTTAGAATTGAAAGAAGATTAAGAATAGGTAGAACAGGAGAAATTCTTTTAGATTTAAAGTATGCAGAAAAAATAATATTTAACATAGGAATAGATATATTTGAAGATAAAGTACCTAGTATTTTAAAAGAAGATCCAATAAAACTTGGAGTTTTTTTAAAGGGAATGTTCCTTACTACTGGATCTGTTTCTTTAAAATCATCATACCATTTAGAATTTTTCTTAGATATATCAGAAAAGTATGCGAATGATTTAATAAAAACATTTAAAGAACTTCTTGGAGTAAAATCAAATTATATAATAAAAAGTAATAAAATAAAATTGTATATAAAAGCAAGTAGAGACATTGTATCTATATTAGAAATAATGGGAGCAAATGAATCCGTTGAAAAATTAATGGATATAGTTAAAGTAAGAGAACTAAAAGGAAATGTTACAAGAACAATAAACTTTATAACAGCAAATGCTTTAAAAACAGCTGAAAGTTCTTCAAAGCAAATAAAAGAGATAGAATATATAATAAGAAATAAAGGTTTAGAAAGTTTAAATGAAGAATTAAAAAAAATAGCTGAATATAGAATGAATAATTCAGATGAAAGTTTGAGTGAAATGGCAGAAAATTTAGGATATAAAAAATCCACGCTTTACAGTAAATTAAAAAAAATATCAAAAATTTCACAAGAATTAAAAAATAATGGGGGGAATAAACAATGA
- the flgN gene encoding flagellar export chaperone FlgN, producing MDLNKLKDIIREEIEILTDFFSILEELQNKIINKSEVSEINSTLLNIEKKSSNFWKIDEERNEILNKICTENKIKNNIKEVIEFFSKENKEIAILLAKLVETMNEFTIKLDMLRQIIGFQTNFDNLIIKLINIDKTGKTTYGKNGYNKNIEPSNNGWRG from the coding sequence ATGGATTTAAATAAATTAAAGGATATTATCCGCGAGGAAATAGAAATCCTTACGGATTTTTTTTCTATTTTAGAGGAGCTTCAAAATAAAATAATAAACAAATCAGAAGTATCTGAAATAAATTCTACATTATTAAATATTGAAAAAAAAAGTTCTAATTTTTGGAAAATAGATGAAGAACGCAATGAAATATTAAATAAAATATGCACTGAAAATAAAATAAAGAATAATATAAAAGAAGTTATTGAATTTTTTTCAAAAGAAAACAAAGAAATTGCTATTTTACTTGCAAAATTAGTAGAAACAATGAACGAATTTACTATTAAATTAGATATGCTAAGACAAATAATTGGATTCCAAACAAATTTTGACAACTTAATAATAAAACTTATAAATATTGATAAAACAGGAAAAACAACGTATGGAAAAAATGGTTACAATAAAAATATAGAACCAAGCAATAATGGTTGGAGGGGATAA
- the murI gene encoding glutamate racemase: protein MKIGFFDSGIGGLTVLKKVIKNYGNNEYYYFGDTLRVPYGSKPQEVLVEILEGIFDFFENLNVDILISACNTTDSLVKMGLVKVENRKFKYVSIIDNGINQIEKGEKVLLLATKNTVNSGSYRNGLIKKGIKQINEKACPLFVPLVEEGYWYGPMADSIVKNYLKDYENKFDKVILGCTHYPILKKHILKRLNATIIDPADGVIKELNTKYLLFSNKKVPKVNFYITGNVEQFKFLSKRFLKKTYYNSSYYKLDLFKNKSYFKGGEYFGK, encoded by the coding sequence ATGAAAATAGGTTTTTTTGATTCTGGAATTGGGGGATTAACTGTATTAAAAAAAGTTATTAAAAATTATGGAAATAATGAATATTATTATTTTGGAGATACCTTGAGAGTCCCATATGGATCAAAACCACAAGAAGTTTTGGTTGAAATACTCGAAGGTATATTTGATTTTTTTGAAAATTTGAATGTAGATATATTGATTTCTGCGTGTAATACAACAGATTCTTTAGTTAAAATGGGTTTAGTAAAGGTAGAAAATCGAAAGTTTAAATATGTTAGTATAATAGACAATGGAATTAATCAAATTGAAAAAGGCGAAAAAGTTTTGCTTTTAGCTACAAAAAATACAGTTAACTCTGGTAGTTATAGAAATGGGTTAATAAAAAAAGGTATTAAACAAATTAATGAAAAGGCTTGTCCATTATTTGTTCCTTTGGTTGAAGAAGGATATTGGTATGGACCAATGGCTGATTCAATAGTGAAAAATTATTTAAAAGATTACGAAAATAAGTTTGATAAAGTTATACTAGGATGTACTCATTATCCAATATTAAAAAAGCACATTTTAAAAAGATTAAATGCTACAATAATAGATCCAGCAGATGGTGTTATAAAAGAATTAAATACCAAATATTTATTATTTTCAAATAAAAAAGTACCCAAGGTAAATTTTTATATAACTGGCAATGTTGAGCAATTTAAATTTTTATCAAAACGTTTTTTGAAAAAAACATACTATAATTCATCCTATTATAAACTTGATTTATTTAAAAATAAGTCTTATTTTAAAGGCGGTGAATACTTTGGAAAATAA
- the nrdR gene encoding transcriptional regulator NrdR, giving the protein MKCPFCGHEETKVLDSRPGANGNSVRRRRECLKCEARFTTYERYEDNKLRLIKKDGKRELFDRNKVMNGIIRACEKRPVSSEQIEDIVERIEDKLKKTGKSEISSTKIGDMVVEELKKIDQVSYVRFASVYKEFRDIDSFLEIVKDLKK; this is encoded by the coding sequence ATGAAATGCCCATTTTGTGGACACGAAGAAACAAAGGTTTTAGATTCAAGACCAGGTGCAAATGGGAATTCTGTTAGACGTAGAAGAGAATGTTTAAAATGTGAAGCAAGATTTACAACATATGAAAGATATGAAGATAATAAATTAAGGTTAATAAAAAAAGATGGAAAGAGAGAATTGTTTGATAGAAATAAAGTTATGAATGGAATAATAAGAGCGTGTGAAAAAAGGCCTGTATCTTCAGAACAAATAGAAGATATAGTTGAGAGAATAGAAGATAAGTTGAAAAAAACAGGTAAAAGTGAAATATCTTCCACAAAAATAGGAGATATGGTAGTTGAAGAGTTAAAAAAAATAGATCAAGTTTCTTATGTAAGATTTGCATCTGTTTATAAGGAATTTAGAGATATAGATAGTTTTCTTGAAATAGTAAAAGACTTAAAGAAATAA
- the rimO gene encoding 30S ribosomal protein S12 methylthiotransferase RimO: MKKFNIVRLGCPKNDADMDIFRGILEKNNYSYEEDAKKCDYIFIDTCGFIESAKEESINTILGYAELKKTNKNLKIIAIGCLIERYFENFKKELKEADGLFGVVPPQVIFDKINNGNMFFKLPEPMDVYECNERYIPNTSYAYVKIGDGCNRNCAFCSIPSFKGAPMSRSIEDIKKEVEFLVKNGKKEIILVSQDNTLYGINLYKKQALPDLLKELNSIEGEFWIRVMYLHPDFLTDEIIETIHNTPKVVKYFDVPMQHGSDKILNRMGRIKKTKDLFKMIEKIRKNPNAVLRTSIVVGFPGETNEDFEKLLNFVNKIEFDKLGGFAYSPEENTEAFTMDGQVDEKIKEKRLEELMMLQKDISEEIMIKHIGKNMKVLIEEKTDNVYVGRTFMDAPEIDGNIIFKCNKTLKIGNFINVKINNAYEYDLEGEVLDE, translated from the coding sequence TTGAAAAAATTTAATATAGTAAGATTAGGATGTCCAAAAAATGATGCAGATATGGATATATTTAGAGGTATTTTAGAAAAAAATAATTATTCTTATGAAGAAGATGCAAAAAAATGTGATTATATTTTTATTGATACCTGTGGATTCATAGAATCTGCAAAGGAAGAATCTATAAATACTATCTTAGGATACGCAGAATTAAAAAAAACTAATAAAAATTTAAAAATAATAGCAATAGGATGTTTGATTGAACGTTACTTTGAAAATTTTAAAAAAGAATTAAAGGAAGCCGATGGTTTATTTGGTGTTGTTCCTCCTCAGGTTATTTTTGATAAAATAAATAATGGAAATATGTTTTTTAAATTACCTGAACCTATGGATGTATATGAATGCAATGAAAGATATATACCAAATACATCATATGCTTATGTAAAAATTGGAGATGGCTGCAATAGAAATTGTGCTTTTTGTTCAATTCCTTCATTTAAGGGTGCTCCAATGAGTAGAAGTATAGAAGATATAAAAAAAGAAGTAGAATTTTTAGTAAAAAATGGAAAAAAAGAAATAATATTAGTATCTCAAGATAATACACTTTATGGAATTAACTTATACAAAAAACAAGCTTTACCTGACTTACTAAAAGAATTAAACTCTATAGAAGGTGAATTTTGGATAAGAGTAATGTATTTACATCCTGATTTTTTAACAGATGAAATTATAGAAACAATACATAATACTCCTAAAGTAGTTAAATACTTTGATGTTCCAATGCAACATGGTTCAGACAAAATATTAAATAGAATGGGAAGAATCAAAAAAACAAAAGATCTTTTTAAAATGATTGAAAAAATAAGAAAAAATCCTAATGCAGTTTTAAGAACATCTATAGTCGTAGGATTTCCTGGTGAAACTAATGAAGACTTTGAAAAATTACTAAATTTTGTAAATAAAATTGAATTTGATAAATTAGGTGGCTTTGCTTATTCCCCAGAAGAAAACACAGAAGCCTTTACTATGGATGGACAAGTAGATGAAAAAATTAAAGAAAAACGTTTAGAAGAATTAATGATGCTCCAAAAAGATATTTCAGAAGAAATTATGATAAAACATATAGGAAAAAATATGAAAGTATTAATTGAAGAAAAAACCGATAATGTTTACGTTGGAAGAACTTTTATGGATGCCCCAGAAATAGATGGTAATATAATTTTCAAATGTAATAAAACTTTAAAAATCGGAAATTTTATTAATGTAAAAATAAACAACGCTTATGAATATGATTTAGAAGGTGAAGTTTTAGATGAATAA
- the fliW gene encoding flagellar assembly protein FliW produces MNVTTKLGISNISEKEIITFEYGMPGFETLKKFVLLTPEESKPIMWLASIENKEIAFPVIHPELIRSDYSITLPKDIVDYLELKTSKDALTLSILTINDTNTTINLLAPIIISLKNKLGIQLIIENTNYTTKHDLKEELKRTKVLKGAD; encoded by the coding sequence ATGAATGTTACTACAAAATTAGGTATTTCAAATATATCAGAAAAAGAAATAATTACATTTGAATATGGAATGCCTGGATTTGAAACTTTAAAAAAATTTGTTTTATTAACTCCAGAAGAAAGCAAACCAATAATGTGGTTAGCTTCTATTGAAAATAAAGAAATTGCTTTTCCTGTAATTCATCCAGAATTAATAAGATCCGATTACTCTATTACACTACCAAAAGATATAGTTGACTATTTAGAACTCAAAACATCAAAAGATGCTTTAACCTTATCAATATTAACAATAAATGATACAAATACAACTATAAATTTATTAGCACCCATTATAATTTCATTAAAAAATAAATTAGGAATACAATTAATAATTGAAAATACCAATTATACAACCAAACATGATTTAAAAGAAGAGTTAAAAAGAACTAAAGTACTAAAAGGTGCTGATTAA
- a CDS encoding flagellar biosynthesis anti-sigma factor FlgM, translating into MDIRRIESQQSLNMKRIQDNKLKSIEKNKKEKIETPLKISGESKKYIEIAKSLPETRTSLINSIKEAIDNGLYKINSNKIAELMLGDR; encoded by the coding sequence ATGGATATAAGGAGGATAGAAAGTCAACAATCTCTTAATATGAAGAGAATACAAGACAATAAATTAAAATCTATAGAAAAAAACAAAAAAGAAAAAATAGAAACACCCTTAAAAATATCTGGAGAATCCAAAAAATATATAGAAATTGCTAAAAGTCTTCCAGAAACAAGAACAAGTTTAATTAATAGTATAAAAGAAGCTATTGATAATGGATTATACAAAATAAATTCTAATAAAATTGCTGAATTAATGTTAGGAGATAGATAA
- the rapZ gene encoding RNase adapter RapZ, producing the protein MENNPIVFLITGLSGAGKTFLLRSLEDEGYYTVDNVPPHLIKSFLDVTCTSGIEKLALVSDIRWKKFNELTECFINIKKNSSCDIRIKKVFLDADTQTIIDRFKKSRRNHPLDMPLEKAIEKERDILNEIKNISDIIIDTSNTEPSEFRKKFFQIINENKRTLKLKIISFGFKNGIPRSADYIFDVRFLPNPFYFYKMYKLTGLDDKIKDYLESFKEVKKTVDLIYSDAKFIQEQYGQAGRIEAVYGIGCTGGKHRSVYIAQKLYEKLKAEGKDVSIEHRDINKE; encoded by the coding sequence TTGGAAAATAATCCTATAGTTTTTCTTATAACAGGTCTTTCCGGTGCTGGAAAGACCTTTTTACTAAGATCGCTTGAAGATGAAGGGTATTATACTGTTGATAATGTTCCACCACACTTAATAAAATCATTTTTAGATGTAACTTGTACAAGTGGAATTGAAAAATTAGCTTTAGTTAGTGATATAAGATGGAAGAAATTTAATGAACTTACGGAATGTTTTATAAATATAAAAAAGAATAGTTCATGTGATATAAGAATAAAAAAGGTTTTTTTAGATGCAGATACTCAAACTATAATTGATAGATTTAAAAAATCAAGAAGAAACCATCCTTTAGACATGCCTCTTGAAAAAGCTATAGAAAAAGAAAGAGATATATTAAATGAGATAAAAAATATAAGTGATATAATAATTGATACTTCAAATACAGAACCTTCAGAGTTTAGAAAAAAATTTTTTCAAATAATAAATGAAAATAAGAGAACTTTGAAGTTAAAAATAATTAGTTTTGGTTTTAAAAATGGAATACCAAGATCAGCAGATTATATCTTTGATGTTAGATTTTTACCAAATCCATTTTATTTTTATAAAATGTATAAATTGACAGGCTTAGATGATAAAATAAAAGATTATTTAGAAAGTTTTAAAGAAGTGAAAAAAACTGTTGATTTAATTTATTCAGATGCAAAGTTTATTCAAGAACAATACGGTCAAGCGGGTAGAATAGAAGCTGTATATGGAATAGGATGTACTGGTGGAAAACATCGTTCTGTATATATTGCACAAAAGTTGTATGAAAAATTAAAAGCTGAAGGAAAAGATGTTTCCATTGAACATAGAGATATAAATAAAGAATAA
- the pgsA gene encoding CDP-diacylglycerol--glycerol-3-phosphate 3-phosphatidyltransferase, with protein sequence MNKNLNIPNTLSTIRAIFTIPIFILTIYNNYLWALILFIIASLTDLFDGMIARKLNQVTDLGKFIDQISDKIMINAIFVGLMQIKLIPGWFVAILISRDTFVSGIRMFLASKNIVVAANKLGKLKTVLQMSLIILLYFYGITKINLNILNEIMIYSTVTVSIISGIIYFIKSLKHFS encoded by the coding sequence ATGAATAAAAATTTAAATATTCCAAATACACTTTCAACAATTAGAGCTATTTTTACAATACCAATCTTTATTTTAACTATTTATAATAATTATTTATGGGCATTAATTTTATTTATCATTGCATCTTTAACAGATTTATTCGATGGAATGATTGCTAGAAAATTAAATCAAGTTACTGATTTAGGAAAGTTTATAGATCAAATTTCAGATAAAATAATGATAAATGCTATATTTGTTGGATTAATGCAAATAAAATTAATTCCAGGATGGTTCGTAGCAATTTTAATATCAAGAGATACATTTGTGAGTGGGATAAGAATGTTCTTAGCAAGTAAAAATATTGTTGTTGCTGCAAACAAATTAGGAAAATTAAAAACTGTATTACAAATGAGTTTAATTATTTTACTTTATTTTTATGGAATAACAAAGATAAATTTGAATATTTTAAACGAAATAATGATATATTCAACAGTAACTGTAAGTATAATTTCAGGAATAATTTATTTTATAAAAAGTTTAAAACATTTCTCATAA
- the flgK gene encoding flagellar hook-associated protein FlgK, with protein MSDFSIFGLLNTGMLGIYTHKLAMNVVGHNIANANTPGYSRQRPNIIATPPMPMNTLTNPMVPLQIGTGSKIKDIQRVRDDFLDVQYRQVSNRYNYWDNVEGNLHYIEQLFGEPGETGIRNLFDSFWASTQELISDPTNEAAKGQIVSRATELKNTMVDLDYRLSQLQDDTNNEIKTRVNQINTYFKRIADLNDKIRGIQLIGATPNDLLDERDRILDQLSELVDLNVNQFPTGEIALRIGDRTLLNGGTYQELKAYTIPGTNGFINVYSNNVPVQFKDGKFAALFKLRDEIVPKYRKKLDEFAINLADGVNLIHQEGWDSTGSITGANFFKSISASKDTDDARLFRIAGYKYLKNGPVNYITSKRSFNVNGLDEIKLLNPTKLVSIDSSSLPKISLLNGNTNFSSLNTAITNSTNTDGITIDSNLKFAYNSKTDNLTLENNGEKKLSNRLLIDVNGTLFSDYGFKTKQITAMRFNKDDFVSGSFSFDITDSTTKQKKTTTIDFSSDLNSDGTIDYKDMIKAINSDTDGYLKAFADEGNGNVYITGTEKIENFDIDNVVINDSEGIFSKMKTDKVKLDALDTSEPTLNNIIKDETGNDIRDNISFEVNGIKITLNPETETLNDIAEKINALNTGVTASFTPNGRFVLRGGNSIDFNLRNSSIKGPDYLFASLGLIDDDTSSLTGNDITLISVDKKMSQLNETLKLANVLKIDNGLGLVNRLDVLDSIKSNPSTISIDLGKVSTTDWKTSTREPVGLNNPSVWEEISKLKTEPILNDGKDGFSGFLASIVAEMGVQGETASKMKLNSSYLKDQIDSERERVKGVSIDEEMSNLIKYQQAFNASTRVINAVDEMIQKVVNGLGLVGR; from the coding sequence ATGTCTGATTTTTCAATTTTTGGACTTTTAAATACAGGAATGCTTGGTATTTATACACATAAACTTGCAATGAATGTTGTTGGGCATAATATAGCAAATGCAAACACACCAGGATATTCCAGACAGAGGCCTAATATAATAGCAACACCACCTATGCCTATGAATACATTAACAAACCCTATGGTTCCGCTACAAATTGGAACAGGTTCAAAAATCAAAGATATACAAAGAGTACGTGATGATTTTTTAGACGTTCAATATAGACAAGTGTCAAACAGATATAATTATTGGGACAATGTAGAAGGAAATTTGCATTATATAGAACAACTCTTTGGAGAACCTGGAGAAACTGGAATAAGAAATTTATTTGATAGTTTTTGGGCATCAACACAAGAACTAATTTCAGATCCAACAAACGAAGCAGCTAAAGGACAAATAGTTTCAAGAGCTACTGAATTAAAAAATACAATGGTAGATCTAGATTATAGACTATCTCAATTACAAGATGATACAAATAATGAAATTAAAACAAGAGTTAATCAAATAAATACTTATTTTAAAAGAATTGCTGATTTAAATGATAAAATAAGAGGAATACAATTAATTGGCGCAACACCAAATGATTTATTGGATGAAAGAGATAGAATACTCGATCAACTTTCTGAATTAGTTGACTTGAATGTAAATCAATTTCCAACCGGTGAAATAGCTCTTAGAATAGGAGATAGAACCTTATTAAATGGTGGAACTTATCAAGAATTAAAAGCCTATACTATTCCTGGAACTAATGGCTTTATAAATGTATATTCTAATAATGTTCCAGTTCAGTTCAAAGATGGAAAATTTGCAGCTTTATTTAAGTTAAGAGATGAAATTGTACCAAAATATAGAAAAAAATTAGATGAATTTGCAATAAATCTTGCTGATGGTGTTAATTTAATACATCAAGAAGGCTGGGATTCAACAGGAAGCATTACTGGAGCTAACTTCTTTAAAAGCATAAGCGCTTCTAAAGATACAGATGATGCAAGATTATTTAGAATTGCTGGATACAAATATTTAAAAAATGGACCAGTAAATTATATTACAAGTAAAAGAAGCTTTAATGTTAATGGATTAGATGAAATAAAATTATTAAATCCAACAAAATTGGTATCTATAGATTCAAGTTCATTGCCAAAAATTTCTTTATTAAATGGAAATACTAACTTTTCATCATTAAATACAGCTATAACTAATTCAACAAATACAGATGGAATAACTATAGATAGTAATTTAAAATTTGCTTATAATTCAAAAACAGATAATTTAACTCTTGAAAATAATGGCGAAAAAAAATTAAGTAATCGTTTATTAATAGATGTTAATGGAACTTTATTTTCTGATTATGGTTTTAAAACAAAACAAATAACTGCCATGAGATTCAATAAAGATGACTTTGTAAGTGGATCTTTTTCTTTTGATATAACTGATTCCACAACAAAGCAAAAGAAAACAACAACTATAGACTTTTCATCAGATTTAAATTCAGATGGAACAATAGATTATAAAGATATGATTAAAGCTATAAATTCTGATACAGATGGTTATTTAAAAGCTTTTGCTGATGAAGGAAATGGCAATGTATACATTACAGGTACTGAAAAAATAGAAAATTTTGATATAGATAACGTTGTAATAAATGATTCAGAAGGAATATTTAGTAAAATGAAAACAGATAAAGTAAAGTTAGATGCCCTCGATACATCAGAACCTACACTCAATAACATAATTAAAGATGAAACAGGTAATGATATAAGAGATAATATATCATTTGAAGTTAATGGTATAAAAATAACTTTAAATCCAGAAACGGAAACATTAAATGATATTGCTGAAAAAATAAATGCTTTAAATACAGGTGTAACAGCTTCATTTACACCAAATGGGCGATTTGTTCTACGAGGTGGAAATTCTATAGATTTCAACTTAAGAAATTCAAGTATAAAAGGACCAGATTATTTATTTGCTTCTCTCGGATTAATTGATGATGATACTAGTTCACTTACAGGTAATGATATAACCTTAATTTCGGTTGATAAAAAAATGTCTCAATTAAATGAAACTTTAAAATTAGCTAATGTTTTAAAAATAGATAATGGACTTGGATTAGTAAATAGATTAGATGTTTTAGATTCTATAAAATCAAATCCTTCAACTATTTCTATTGATCTTGGTAAAGTATCAACAACAGATTGGAAAACATCAACAAGAGAACCCGTTGGATTAAATAATCCATCAGTTTGGGAAGAAATTTCAAAGTTAAAAACGGAACCAATTTTAAACGATGGAAAAGATGGATTTTCAGGTTTTTTAGCCTCAATAGTTGCCGAAATGGGAGTTCAAGGTGAAACCGCGTCTAAAATGAAACTTAATAGTTCTTATTTAAAAGATCAAATTGATTCTGAAAGAGAAAGAGTTAAAGGTGTTTCAATAGATGAAGAAATGTCGAATTTAATAAAATATCAACAAGCTTTTAATGCCTCAACAAGAGTAATAAATGCCGTTGACGAAATGATTCAAAAAGTAGTTAATGGACTTGGATTAGTAGGGAGATGA
- the zapA gene encoding cell division protein ZapA, producing MSEDYKVVEIKILNEIYKFKVNEPQEVIDPILEEIKENVEDLSKKIGKQKVNHILLLLLLNEKLNNLIFKEKTQDLLNEYKEKIENLPNFYDTKSVL from the coding sequence TTGTCCGAGGATTATAAAGTTGTAGAAATAAAAATTTTAAATGAAATTTATAAATTTAAAGTCAACGAACCACAAGAAGTTATTGATCCTATTTTAGAAGAAATAAAAGAAAATGTTGAAGATTTATCTAAAAAAATTGGAAAGCAAAAAGTAAATCATATCTTGCTTTTGTTATTGTTGAATGAAAAATTAAATAATTTAATTTTTAAGGAAAAAACACAAGATTTATTGAATGAATATAAAGAAAAAATAGAGAACTTACCAAACTTTTATGATACAAAAAGTGTTTTGTAG
- the flgL gene encoding flagellar hook-associated protein FlgL — protein MRVTENLINNRALSDIQNVMRRYADLNSQLTSGKTVRYPSDNASVASRISNLDSRIREIDRYKSNIDLAETYTNMYDTTTKEVNSVFLRIKELAVQGANGTLSDEDRNSIVQELGKLNEHLISVANTKIGNRYIFGGAQSDKQPISSDGSVQTLPSANIKQKISVGGYNIEYGLTAYDTFVTKSGTTAFQIVDRLKQALADGKNDEIQNELGAIEEIQSKTLSATAQIGGTEKMLELSKTRMEDFNQFTTAYLSKESDADITKVLTDLKMQNMVLQSALKTTAQIVPPTLVDFMR, from the coding sequence ATGAGAGTTACTGAAAACTTAATTAATAATAGAGCTTTATCTGATATACAAAATGTAATGAGAAGATATGCCGATTTAAATTCTCAATTAACCTCTGGAAAAACTGTAAGATACCCTTCAGATAATGCATCAGTTGCTTCCAGAATTTCAAACTTAGACAGTAGAATAAGAGAAATTGATCGTTACAAATCAAATATAGATTTGGCCGAAACTTATACAAATATGTATGATACTACAACAAAAGAGGTAAATTCAGTTTTTTTAAGAATTAAAGAACTTGCTGTACAAGGAGCAAATGGTACTTTGAGCGATGAAGATAGAAATTCAATAGTACAAGAATTAGGAAAATTAAATGAACATTTAATTTCTGTTGCCAATACCAAAATAGGTAATAGATACATCTTTGGAGGAGCTCAATCAGATAAACAACCCATATCCTCTGATGGTTCAGTTCAAACACTACCAAGTGCAAATATTAAACAAAAAATTTCAGTTGGTGGATACAACATTGAGTATGGTTTAACTGCATATGATACTTTTGTAACAAAAAGTGGAACTACTGCATTTCAAATTGTAGATAGATTAAAACAAGCACTTGCTGATGGAAAAAATGATGAAATACAAAATGAACTTGGAGCCATTGAAGAAATACAGTCTAAAACTTTATCTGCAACTGCTCAAATTGGAGGCACTGAAAAAATGCTAGAATTATCAAAAACTAGAATGGAAGATTTTAATCAATTTACAACAGCATATCTTTCAAAAGAATCTGATGCTGATATAACTAAAGTTTTAACTGATTTAAAAATGCAAAATATGGTACTTCAAAGTGCTTTAAAAACAACCGCTCAAATAGTACCTCCAACATTAGTCGATTTTATGAGATAA